One uncultured Fibrobacter sp. DNA segment encodes these proteins:
- a CDS encoding ORF6N domain-containing protein: MTTQIRFLRGGGFSSKLSKDEVEILRTKISSTNYSAKSRSLPYAFTEKGLYMLATILKSKTAINTTFAIIETFAAVRELKRELVELHKEGDKEEKHSKMQHFGEILTNIVMPDLETTETESSLELNFIIGKIKHSVKRVKR; encoded by the coding sequence GTGACAACGCAGATTAGGTTTCTGCGGGGGGGGGGATTTTCCTCAAAATTGTCAAAGGACGAAGTTGAAATTTTGCGGACGAAAATTTCGTCCACAAATTATTCGGCCAAAAGCAGATCTTTACCCTACGCTTTCACAGAAAAAGGCCTCTATATGCTTGCGACAATCTTAAAAAGCAAGACGGCGATTAACACAACTTTCGCCATCATCGAGACTTTTGCGGCTGTTCGAGAACTCAAGAGAGAACTTGTGGAGTTGCATAAAGAAGGCGACAAGGAGGAAAAGCATTCGAAAATGCAGCATTTCGGAGAGATTCTCACAAACATCGTTATGCCGGATTTAGAAACAACGGAAACAGAATCCTCGCTGGAACTGAACTTTATCATAGGCAAGATAAAACATTCCGTAAAGCGTGTTAAGCGATAG
- a CDS encoding ORF6N domain-containing protein, whose product MNEKEIAIPNLLEESGVEKMILVIRDKQVLLDRDLATLYGVETRAINQAVKRNMERFPERNCFQLTELEFSNWKSQIVMSNSEKMGLRKMPFAFTEQGVAMLSAVLRTKTAIKVSLAIMDAFVQLRHLMMGNGGLINRLSNVEAKDLEQDSRLTGHDEHLFDHDRKFDELFEAMDRGELKSKGLFYNNQEFDAYVFVCDLIRQAKKRIVLVDRYVTEKTLAMMLKREKGVSVTIYTYDKSKVLEMDLATYNEQYPDSPMQVLPSYGMHDRFLFIDDTAYHFGASLKDLGKNTFFFTQEDFTLDEVLKESQKIQAEKES is encoded by the coding sequence ATGAATGAAAAAGAGATTGCGATTCCGAACCTACTGGAGGAATCAGGCGTAGAAAAGATGATTCTGGTCATTCGTGACAAGCAGGTGTTGCTTGATCGCGATCTAGCAACGCTTTATGGGGTAGAAACGAGGGCCATAAATCAGGCCGTCAAGCGAAATATGGAAAGGTTCCCGGAAAGGAATTGTTTTCAGTTGACAGAGCTGGAATTTTCAAATTGGAAATCACAAATTGTGATGTCCAATTCTGAGAAAATGGGCTTGCGTAAGATGCCGTTTGCCTTTACTGAGCAAGGAGTGGCAATGCTTTCAGCTGTTTTGCGTACCAAAACGGCAATTAAGGTGTCTCTCGCTATAATGGACGCTTTCGTGCAATTGCGTCACCTTATGATGGGTAACGGCGGTCTTATCAACCGTCTTTCAAATGTAGAAGCAAAGGATTTGGAACAGGACAGCCGCTTGACCGGTCATGACGAGCATTTGTTTGACCATGACCGTAAATTTGACGAACTTTTCGAGGCAATGGACCGTGGCGAGCTCAAATCCAAGGGTTTATTTTACAACAACCAGGAGTTCGATGCCTATGTATTTGTCTGCGACCTGATTCGTCAGGCAAAGAAAAGAATCGTACTTGTCGACAGGTACGTGACTGAAAAAACGTTGGCCATGATGCTCAAGCGGGAAAAAGGCGTTTCCGTGACAATCTACACCTATGACAAAAGCAAAGTCCTTGAAATGGACCTAGCCACTTACAACGAACAATATCCCGATAGCCCGATGCAAGTTCTGCCTAGTTACGGGATGCACGACCGATTCTTGTTCATAGACGATACGGCCTACCACTTCGGGGCTTCGCTCAAGGATTTGGGCAAGAACACCTTCTTCTTTACTCAAGAAGATTTTACGTTGGACGAAGTGCTGAAGGAATCGCAGAAGATTCAGGCAGAAAAAGAAAGCTAG